A window of Megalops cyprinoides isolate fMegCyp1 chromosome 13, fMegCyp1.pri, whole genome shotgun sequence genomic DNA:
GGCATCACATACGTACAGAcgtgaggaggaaggggggcgGTGTGGAGGGACGGTTGGGAGGGAATTTGGGCCATAATGTTGTCACTATTCCAGCACCCTGGCTTGTGATGAAACAAGAGCgaccaaacagaaaaagaacacaacatGCGCGACTGCaggaaaccatggaaacagcaaaAGCGGTTGTATCCggaaaaacatgaataataataacgcCAATAATATCTGTGTTACGAATTACAACTGTGCGCTGAACTTCGATGTCTTATCAGGCCTCATCTTATCATTTTATCTGCCTTATCTGTCTTATCATACCTTCAAACATTTTAACTGTGTATATGATAACAGGCAAGTTAACTGTATTTCAATTTTCTCATCACAACTTTAAATGGGTAATTCAGAGTGCTCTGGACAAAAGTACGTATCAGTAGATAAACACAAGTCTTAAAATGAGTTTTAacattgtacatattttgaaaaatgtgttcccCTACATTTACAAGCACTTCAGGGAAATTAGGACACAGGGCACAGATGACATTAAATTCATCTGCAGTAAGTAACACTGGCTGCAGAAAAAcatctgcatatttttaaaGGTGATAAACATTACTTGACCATGAAGCTCCCACTCCCATTAATCAACAATTCTTCCAAGTCAAGTATGGTTATGATTGAAGTCAGTGGGCTGGttgtgtgtcacagtgaaagGCAGTCACTGTAAATCCATCTTTAttgcaaaaagacaaaagactGCTCTGGCTACACTCACTACACTGAAtgatgtgaaacattttaactCTTTTCTGATTCTTGACCAATGCTGCTTCATAACCAGACAAATATCACACCGATTCTGATTAGCTAAAGCCTAGAAAATCCAGCCAGAATACTGTGTCACGGTTTCTGTTTGCTCcttattaaaatgcatcagCGTCATTCAGCCAATGTAACCGCTGTAAATGTCCGAATGTGAATAATGTTTATTGGTGCAGTGAAATTCAATGCAATCTCTAGTAAATCTGTTTAGAGACAGGAATGTTTTGGCGCTGCTGTGTCTCCTGAAAACATAGCCTTGGGTATCAGGTGAAAGGACTCGTATGGGATATCAGACTGATGAgggtatgtgcatgtacactcAGCGGAAGGGAGCAACCGAGGGAAAGTGAAAGTTCCCTCTGGACTGGGACACCCTCCATACTCTGCCATTTTGAGGGGGAGTCCCTAGGGCAGGTGACCAAAAACACAGACTGGGACACAGCCTAACTGCTGGGACCATAACAAAGGGCGAGACTGACCCCTTGCTGATAGGCGGCGAGgcgggggacagggagggacaggCCCTCTTCGGCGGGGGCGGCTCGTCGTCCTCGTCCTCAGAGGAGCTGTCCAGCGTCAGGTCGATCACCTCCACCTTGCGGCCGCTCCCGCTGCCCCCGGAGGAGTTACTCCTGTGCTCCGACGCGGCTGGCCGACACgcccctgcagagaggagagatcaTCAGCACCTCCGCGGTCCTCCTCCACagaaaccatggaaacaaagTGTCCCCAATCTGAAGTGTTACCACTCGTACAGCTGAGACGACTTCATTGCGTGTGACGATTTAAGTAGCTGTATCTTTGTCTTAAGCTATTTCAGCATATGGAAAGTATGGTTTACCACACACGCTAAaggcacatgcagacacatacacagacacaaacagacccATATTTTCCACTGTGCTCTTCTGTTTATACAATGAGTGTACTGACACACCCTGAGCTCTGCTATGTAAACACAGGCCGGGATACAGGCAAACAGTGAGCGTCTCTCTGGAGGAGAACAGAACGCCACCATGGTTGTGGCTGCGGTCATAGCTAGTTATGGCTGCGTACCTTCCAAGCCGTTGTAGGGGGCAGAgacctcctggacttctttctTCGACCTCATGGGTGCCCAGCTTCCATCCTCTTTGAATTGGATCTCATCACAGTCCACACAGCTGTTCAGGATCTCCATGAACAACCtgccacagtgacatcacagaccaCACCACATCAACAACATGGttgagtgacatcacagaccaCACCCACATCAGCAACCTGCCgtagtgacatcacagaccaCACCCACTCCTGGACAGGGCATGCTCATAAGCCTTTGTGGGGGGTAGAGCTCATGTAAATTCTACTAGAAATTTCCCAAAACAGGATGTGGCAGCACAGCATTCTCCCACACAGAGCCTGGCTCGTGTGCATTGCCATGGCAGATCTCCAGGCGGGACGGGGCTTACCCGTCGATGATGAGGTGCTCGTAGGGAGCCTTCTTGTCGCAGACGGGACACACCCATGTGGGCTTCTTCTCATTCATCTGGATGTAGAGTGTGGCGTCGAAGCACTGCAGGTGTGAGCAGGTGAGCGCTCTGCACGGAATCATCAGACGCATCTTCCCCAGCTGTgagtgtgcacgcacacacacacaaagacacacacacacacacacagacacacacaaagacacacacaaagacacacacacacacagacacagacacacaaagacacacgcaaagacacacacacacacacacacacacacacacagacacagacacacaaagacacacgcaaagacacacacacacacacacacacacacacacacacacacacacacacagacacacacacacagacacacacacacagacacacacacacagacagacacacaggcacacacacagaggaaaaaaaacaatgaaaatgtgattgCATTGCTGACATTTAGACAAAATACCACATTAGCAACTATCAAATAAGTGTTTTAAAGGCCTCTAGCTGgtactgtaaaaataacataacagGAAATTGTTACACAGACTAAAGTCCTGTTCGCCAGAAAGCCAGACAGTTAGGAAGACAGTCGCGCGGCAGGAGTTTCCATGTCCTGGCATCACACACAATCCCTTCAGTGGGAGGAGTGTGGCTGTTTTTCTGAGTAGCTGGCATTACAGTAATCATCTTTAAACAGCTGTGTAAACACAGCGCTgtccacacactcactcactgcagcTCCCACTGTAAAATACTGAAGCTGAATTTCTCAGCTTGCCTAGCTGACCTCTCATTGTGGACGTCTGATCATCGCTTTTGGCTTAGTGTGGTCAGGACTGAGCTTCTGTACTTCTAAAGACCTCAGCATCGCTCTGGAGAACACTACAGTGTCAGCACCGCAGGCCGCCAAGAGCCTCTGTCTGATACCAAACAACAAACCTCAACAGACCTTCAATGAGCACATAGCAGTGGTAAGTGGGACCGGTAGAATCTTCCTCCACAAAATCACAACAATCCTCCCTTTCTCACTACCCAGCTCCCGGTCAAGGCCCCGGTCTTCTATCTGCGGCTCACCCAGAAAGCTGAATTCTCCCACACCCTTCCCCTCCtgatctccctccactggctaccagtgAAGGCATCCATTTCAAAAAGTCAAATCAGCGAAGATTCACCTCCTCAGACTCCTTATTGGTTTCCCCACCAAAGCATTACTCAATCTTCCCTTATTTGTGTAGTTTCTCTATAGGctatgttgttttttctctgtagggtattttgtatgtatgtgttgaaGCGAGGGATGAGGAGCAATCGTACCGGACAGAGCAGGGACACTCGCAGGCTGGTGGTGGCAATTTCACTGTCGGGGTCTGCAGTCAGCTTCTCTttgactgcagagagaggaacagtgtTACAGGGAGGAATAAAGAGTAACAgagtgaggaaaaacaaacttacagggagggggagacagagttacagagaaacacagagttATAGAAAGGAACACAAGGTTacagacaggggaaaacagagaggaacacagggtTCCAGAGAGGAATGCAAAGTTACAGACAGAGTAACACAGACTTAGACAGAAACAGAGTTACaattacagagaaaacagttactgaaaatgaaagcaaaacatttttggtaAAATAATCATATGGGGGTAAACTCCACCTCTTTTGGGCTAGCTTCTTGGTTGCTCAGCACTCACTCTGAGTGGCTCACAATAAGTGCCACTCCATTTTTCAGggcatgcccccccccatctcagCCCCCACTTACTGAGTGCTCTGGAGTGGTCAGGGTTGCGGATGCCTTTGGCCCGTAGTCTCTGCAGCAACACTGTGGAGGACTGTTGCTTCACCAGGTACACTGCCATGGAGTAgctctgcagaaacacaaacacacacacacacacacacacagattcagctGATCATAACCTCTGGGTGTCACTGTAACAACATCATAAACATCTCGCAGTGTCTATCCTACAACCTGTCTCCTGAACCTGCAATGCCACACCTTCTTAAAACCCTGGGtgcactgcatcacactgcctGTCCGAGCGTGGGTGTGGGCAAACCCACAGTGCAGGTTCAGTCAGGTCTCCGTAATCACACGTACGGCTGATTAACAACAGGCTACTGAAGGGACAGCTAATGCTCCTGTCCATGCAGGAGGATCATGAGCCAAGAGCTTGTGggttaacaaaaaaatcagctcCTCTCACATTTGGGTATTActaaagagaaagagtgagagagaatcaAAGGAGAGAGAAACCTAAGGGAAGGGAGACGTGAGGAAGagataattgtgtgtgtgtgtgtgtgtcttgtgaaaaaagaataatgaataacagagtatgtgtttgtcatttgtgGTTTGCtaatgaaagtgtttgtgtgtataggtgtgtgtgtgtgtgtgtgaatgcagtgtgtttctAAACTATAAAGCACAAACTCTTTCATCACCCTGGGAGGCTAGTTCACAGATTCATGCCAAGTGCAATTTACCTAGAATGGGAAGATTTTATTCCTCTTAAGCATAAGCTCCCCACATCCTGTGGCTGTGGGTTGAGTGAGCTCATTTCTCGCAGAACCCCACCGGCTTCCACCCACACTGCGTCCCTCGCCCTCTCGTCTTACCCTTCCGATTTCAGATGTCCACGACACCACGATGGTGTTGGCGACTGTTGTGGACAATCGGACCAGTGAGGTAATGTTGATGGGCCTGCTCGGTCGCTTTGGCTCAACTCCATTTTTGGTGGGAGGGAGATACccctgagaaagagaggagcCAGGGGTATCAGTTAGTACCAACTGCAGGAATACCTCATACAATGCAACAGCCAGCCAACCTGGGGGGATGACAATGGCTGAACGTGACAGTATCAACAcaccaataaaacaaaatacttcAGATTCTGTGTAATTGGAACTggagtgagaaaagaaaaaaatatttaaataagaccagctttttctgaaaattcctttcatcaataaaacagaataatgtgTACACAGACTGTTGGGATAAGGGCAAAGCTCACCTTGCTGCCAAACTTTCATTCTCAGCACCAGTGAGAATCTACATTTAAGCACCGCagttcatttaaatgcagtCCCAGTTTGAGGGCCTACACTCACCGGGAGGTTGCAGGGTTTACTGTTGACTTTCACACACAGGTTGGGAGGAAAGTGATCTTCCTGAGGACAGCTTGTCTCTGATaaacaaaacctgcaatagAATGACACACCTCAGTCTCCTACAAAAACACGTCAGTCTCctacagaacacacagaacacagaaaaaatgccTCTGTctccaacaaaaaaacaggcctcAGTCTTCTACAGAATAGGTCGCAGCCTCCTAATGAACTGGCCTTATTCCCCTATAGAACAGGCCTTGGTTTCTTTACAGAAACGGCCTCAGTCTCGTAAAGAATAGGCCTCAGTCTCCTAAAAACACACCTCGATCTCctacaaaaaaacacacctaagtctccaaaaaaaaatcagacaaccTCAGTTGCATAAAAAACGCACCTCAGTTTCCTAAAAAACACACCTCAGTGTCCTAAAAAGCATGCCTCAGTCTCATACAGAACACGCCTCCTTAAAAACAGGCCTAAGTCTGCTAAAGATGCCTAGGTCTCCCAATATCACTGCTCCATTTGCGAAGTGGGACCGGCTCCTGATACAGCTGACATGGGGGCTGCACGCTGGTGGTGACAGAGGTGAGTCATGCCCacttcacactgcacactgcaacCTGCCCATGGTCCACTGCTTTGAAATCCGTGAAAAGAACTATAAAATTGAatccatcattatcatcacagCAGATCACTTAAAACCCTCTACCAAAAGAATCATCAACCCTTCACATTTGGTCAATCCTACCTTAGCTGCACCTGGACGGTAAAGTCGCATTTGGTCCCAGAGATGTCCCTGTAGATGgatacagcacacaggacaaTCAGAGCAGGTGTGAACAGTCACGGCACACTACCGCGtgaatactcacacacatacttacatacacactGCTCCGTTCTGCATCTCCCCTCAGTTGTGACCCCAGATATTGTCATAACACTGAATGAACGACACagtgaccccccctccctcccccatttCCCATCCCCAAACTCCCCTTCACTTACATTGAGCTACTGATCTGCTGCACTTGCTGAGGTGTTAACGCAAACGCAAAACACGTTTCCTGAAACCGCTGGCTGTTGTCCGAGGctacagaaagagaaagcacgaaaacagagagaaatcaCTCATTGGTTAATTATGACCTGCCAGAGACCACACAAAAATATAGGAAAAATGGCGGGCAAAAATTTGTCTTTGACAGACACCTGAGCTTTTGAGTTTTTTTGAAGGAATGAACTAATGCTTCTTGAGATAAACTGATACCAAACTGCATGCGTGTTCTGGGAGACGCAGGCCCTAATACTGGTGCAAGAGAAAAAGCCACAGATTGAAGACTCTCTCTGTGGGAGAGTCTTACTGGGCTCTGCCCTCATCACCAGGCGCTGAGTGAACCAGTACCATATCTGATCTAATCCCCGAAACATCCGTCACCTCAGAGCATCCCAACTCTTGCCACAGTTCACTCTGAGAGCAGGCTGAGTCCTCCTATCAGACTATACCATATGCTGACACTGAGTGGGAGTCCACAGCTGCAAGACCTGACTGTCCTCATTCCACCAGGTTAGGGTGTGTTTCATGACCAGGCCCTCTTCGCACCATGGCTCGGGACATTGGATATAGACAGTGTAATGGTGACCTCAGCTCATCTCTCATCTTTGAATTCTGTGACACGCGTGAACAACTTCCATTCATGCTGAAGGTTGCAACTGCTAACCCCCACTTCGCTTCTGCGTGGAGAATATGTGCACAGAATCCCGGCATTATGCAGAGCAGATTTGTCTGTATTACCTTCAGgatttgtctgtatgtgtatttatgtgtgcgtatttgcatgcgtgtgtatgtgtatgtgtgtgcgtgtgcgtgtgtgtgtgcacgcatgtggCAGGGCCTTGTCCGAGCATGTTCTGACAGAATTATACCCTCACATGATCTGCAGGCATGCCTACACTAACATACCGACTGGCATGGTAACGCATTACTATGGTCAGATCATTAGTACGAGTACACAGTGAGCCGCCGCATTCAGACTGGTCAGGGAACATTCTGTGCTCTGACTGAAGGAGCAGCGTGAACCAGAGATGCACACGCAGCCTGAGATTACCACAATGACCCAGCATCTCTCTGAAAAGCGAAATCTCCCCCCACAGTTGTAAGGAGGAAAATAagagtgacccccccccaaaaaaaaaaaaaaaaaaaacagagggtgTGGTCACAGGCCAAATGTCCCAGAGTCAGGAGGGTGCAGcctatatttttcttttctaatcTGATACACAACAGACAATACATCAGCAGCTGTGTTGGAATGTACACGtatacacaagtacacacacacactcacacacacacacacacacacacacacgtatatatacacatacacaaacacctgcccacaatcagacacacacaaaaacacaattcagaCAATGCATTGATTAACCTTCCTTTTCACTGCAATTTTCccctaaaaataataaattcctGACAGTCAGaagactgcagtgctgtttaaGAGGCAATTACTCTCTTTTAtggcacaaaacacaaaacagcccCACCAATCAAAGCCCAATCAGATGGAACGCGATTGCAGGCCGTCGCCACGGACACCACGTGGTGCCCTCACCCCCCTCCGCAGGTTCAGCGGAACCGCCCGGGGTCCATTTAGAACCTGACGGATGGATTCAAGAAGGCAGAAGTACCTGCATCTGTGCGCCTGCACTCTCAGCGTCAGAGCcgaaagtctgctgcctgcctCCTCCATCAGTGCAGGCTAAATATAGCAGCGCAGGCCTGCTTCCACATCTGGACACACAGCGTGTCTGAGGGGCTGAGCTCTCTGCTAAAACCTCATCTCATCTGTGCACACAAAAGCCAGCCCCGAGCGGATATTACTGCTTGGTTTCCTTTAGCGTGGGGTTGAGAGCCTCCTctgggcgggtggggggggggggggggggttgaaattaaaacaaataaagattGTGCAACAGCATACCCCCCTCAGAGTCGGGCACAGGGGAACAAATCACAGCAGGAGTTTATTAAACACATGGTCCCTggcttttttttggcatttttccctttttctcccaaCTACTTGTGATTGCCAAATGCATATCAGTCTCATCCCAGCAAACATCCTCTGTTCAGGAGCAAAGGGTGAGATGAACTCAATCCTCCGATACGCATGCATTCCGATGCGGCTATCTGTCACACTACCAGTTCTGTTCCACGGGGCGCCGAAGCCCAGCGGGAAGCAGACACTGTTTGGAGGAGAGTGTGTCAAAAGAGAACGAGTGGAAAAGCGTCTGTGATGTGATAAGGGGACCGTGGCTAACCTATCCACCCCATCCTCGGTAAAACAAAGCCAATtctttccactgctgtgggctcccggtcattgtcAATAGAGGACACAACTGGTTTCGAACCACAGTCAAAGGGCTCTATCTGCACTAGGGACAAGCATAttaactgtctgagccactcaggagccgCACAATCATTGTATTTAaactaaataactaaattacacttgtgtgtggtgtgttagGGGTAGGTGTTGTGTGGTGCGAAGGGGAATGTTGTGCGTGGTGATGTAAGGGgctggttctgtgtgtgtgtgtgaggggaaatCAGGCTGTGTACGGCTCACAGCGCTGTGTTAAAGCTGGCAGTCAGGTCAGGGTGTCTCCAGTGTGTTGTGTAGACCGCGTGCTGACACGGCTCGGCAGACCAACGTAGAAAAATGATTCAtcttaatgaaaacaaaacacaggatGTTGTGCAAGTCACGCGTGCATACCAATGAAAATTCCTCACAAAGCGCTGATGCCAGCCTCTTCCCAAAGGCCCAAACATCAGCTACATCGCCATGCGCCAGCCCccttacccagcatgcctttcaCCCTAACGGGCCGTTTTCactgggtttaaaaaaatatgcacattccATCATAGTCAGCGGTGTCTTCTACTCCGCCCGCGCTGTGGGCATGCCGCTTCCTCGCTGATACATGATCGCCCGGCTTGGTCTAATTTCCCTCTTTGCCTCTTGGAAATTTCTGCCTGACCAGGGTAGGAATCCATCACTGACCAGCCCACAGACCTACGCCTAAACTGCCTACGTTACATGATTTGCAGGCAAATTTTGGTTTGGGAGATGTGCAAGTCATCATTTGCAAAGATATGCTTCTGGAGATGCAAAGTCGCTGACAAGAATTCTGTGAGAGAGTGTCACAGTATGACATTTAGAGAGGTCATTACATGCAACGGGCtctcatgttttaatttaactCCACGCACATATTTATTCCACATCCTGCTCCTTGTAACTTAATCTCAGTATCCACTCAGGTGGACCAGTTAATGACTTAGGGAGAGCAGAGGATATAGTTTGTACTTTCCATTGCAACAATAGATCTGGTTGTATATTTTCATAGAACAATGAACCTGATTTTACAGTCAAATGAGCAAACAAAAATCAGCCAAAACCAAACACCATCCTCTGATCAAGTCTTCTTTTTGCCtggcccctcctcccccacacccTGGCCCCTCCTCCCCCTACAGTCTACAAGCCCCCCCTCAGtccagtaaataaaaaaaactgtctcaGCCCAAGGCCCAGGCAGTGctgtcaaagagagagaggaagcaagagGAAGCAAGAGGAAGGGGgtgagcaagaaagagagagagagagacacacacacagattgaggcagggagactgagagaacgcaacagggagagaggctgaggctgagaacagagaggagagtgagaaggaccaaaaaggaagacagagagagatggtttCTCTGCATGACAGCCATCCATTACAATAAATCAGGCTCCTTTATTAGTCTCAGAGCTGTCATTACAACAGAGGCCTGTCTCCTCTGTCCAAAGAGTGCCGCCCTCTTCAACTTTATCCTCCTGAATCTACCCGCACGTCAGCTGCATGCGCACATCCCCCACTCCCAATCTCATCTCTGACCTACCCCACCTCTCAGCTCTACAGTGCTCAAaaaacccacaatgcacctggaGATGCCGTGAGAAagaaaagctgtgtgtgtgtgtgtgtgtgtgtgtgtgtgtgtgtgtgtgtggcagaagGACTGTGCTTGTGAACAAGACAGAGATGTACTTCCTAttagaaaatacagaaaagatTACTTCCCAGAATCTGAACATCAGATACCCCAATTTAACATCCTCTCAGACCACAATACAATCTCCATCTTTATTTGGCAGGAAGAACTGACAATCTGCCAGCTATATATGTGTCCACAGCCTTCAGAACTGTGCACCTGTGTGCCTGCTAGTGTGTGCAAGTATGAGTATACGTGTattattctgtatgtgtgtatgttctgtgtgttattgtgtgtacACCCTTGGTTGCAGCTGAAGAGCAGACACAGTGCTCAAAGAGTAGAGGTCTCTGCCTCAGACGACGTCATTCTTTATGCTAAATTtagggagaaaaacaacaaggaCTGAGCTGAATGCTGTATGAGCCAGTGCAAGCCATTCCCTTCAAATACAGGACTGGGGCAAATTAATCTTCAAGGCTAGACAGGAAGAAGGGCCTAAGATGACAGGTCGGTTGCTTTCTGGATTAGTGGTGGACGGCAAGGTGTGGGGACAGGGCAGGTAGCCAATCAGCTACGTTTTTTAACGAAAGACCACTCAATTGCATGTTCCTACTGctttaacatgtaaatgtatgcaaaaacaTACACCATTAGATATTCAGTGCACTCATACATATATGGATTTCTGCAAGCACAGAATGCTGGAAAATGTAGCAATTGTGCATAAACTGCATATCCAACTATCTGCACACACGGAAAAAAGCTTGTGCATGGACTATAAGTTAAATTATTCTCATGGTGTTGTTCAGACGCGACAGAATTCTCATCACTGGGTCAGACTGCAACATCACTGACAAAAACATCGACAGACAAAAAACAGTGATGGAATTTGTATCTTTGCAAACAAGCTTGAAACTTCATTCAGTATACAGAACATGGGGCAAGTATGGACAAACAAAAACTAACActgtaatacaataatacacactaaacacccacacagccacagaatGAATCAGAGAGGCACAAACCCAGACACAAAGGAACAGACTCACAGAAGGACAAACAGAGccaaggacagacagaaacaaacacagagaaacaggcggacagatggacagacggaCTCACCCAGGCTGGTGGGTTTGATGAGCTCATCCAGCATGTCGTAGAAAGGCAGTCTCTGCAGTTTGACGTCGGGGTGCACGGGGTGCAGGGTGgagggcaggtggggcaggcCCAGCTCGTGCTTGGGCCCCAGCAGGGAGACGGGCAGCAGGGGCGAGGGGG
This region includes:
- the LOC118787839 gene encoding E3 SUMO-protein ligase PIAS1-like, with amino-acid sequence MAESAELKQMVMSLRVSELQVLLGYAGRNKHGRKHELLAKALHLLKAGCSPAVQMKIKELYRRRFPTKMVSPAELALPSMHSATSALPAGLTQLGYDGHGAPSPLLPVSLLGPKHELGLPHLPSTLHPVHPDVKLQRLPFYDMLDELIKPTSLASDNSQRFQETCFAFALTPQQVQQISSSMDISGTKCDFTVQVQLRFCLSETSCPQEDHFPPNLCVKVNSKPCNLPGYLPPTKNGVEPKRPSRPINITSLVRLSTTVANTIVVSWTSEIGRSYSMAVYLVKQQSSTVLLQRLRAKGIRNPDHSRALIKEKLTADPDSEIATTSLRVSLLCPLGKMRLMIPCRALTCSHLQCFDATLYIQMNEKKPTWVCPVCDKKAPYEHLIIDGLFMEILNSCVDCDEIQFKEDGSWAPMRSKKEVQEVSAPYNGLEGACRPAASEHRSNSSGGSGSGRKVEVIDLTLDSSSEDEDDEPPPPKRACPSLSPASPPISKGVLNLHPQASPVARTPSMPPVDTNYIPPPPPLIQDYRHYYHTPNDLSDLNFFSFLQGDNHQHYNMVMAAAAAASASEDHDLLLNRFLPYGSSQLFLDQPSTPVSSALASASGGSSSSSLRDGHAHPAASRASAEAAAVAAAALYGSIPDVISLD